The sequence CCAACCCgagaaaaaaaatttcgttatttttttctctttcgtaATATGGCAACACCACCGTTAACCCCAAGGATGCTAATATCCCCTCTCGGCAGCCCACGCGCCAAAAAATCAACCGCCACCGTAATGCCTGAGATCACCCTAGAGCAGCCCTCAAGCAAGACCAACAAATCCCCCGGCTCCAAATCCACGAAACTCTTCCGCCGCGTCCGCTCCGCCTTCCGCTCCCTCCCCATCATGTCCCCGATGTGCAAACTCCCCATGGGAGGCGCGCGTCTCCACGAGAACCACGTCCACGGAGGGACGCGCGTCACGGGGACGCTCTTCGGGTACCGCAAAACGCGCGTGAACCTCGCGGTTCAGGAGAACCCTCGCTCTCTCCCCATACTCCTCCTGGAGCTGGCCATCCCCACGGGGAAGCTGCTCCAGGATCTTGGCGTTGGACTCGTGAGGATCGCGCTAGAGTGCGAGAAGAAGCCGAGCGAGAAGACGAAGATTGTTGACGAGCCGATATGGGCGTTGTACTGTAACGGGAAGAAGTCCGGGTACGGGGTGAAGAGGGAGCCCACGGAGGAGGATTTGGTTGTGATGCAGATGCTTCATGCTGTTTCGATGGGAGCTGGTGTGTTGCCGGTGACTAGTGGAGGAGGAGGGGGAGGAGAAGGTGATTTGACTTATATGAGAGCGCATTTTGAGAGAGTGATTGGGTCGAGAGACTCGGAGACTTATTACATGATGAACCCTGATGGTAACAGTGGTCCTGAGCTCAGTATCTTCTTCGTTCGGGTTTAAAACGCCGCCGTTTTAGTGAGTTCTcattaatcatttttatatgctctcttttcttcttttttttgctttgttttttaACTTTGGTAATCACTTGAAATGGTTAATTGGTGATGTAAAGACATGAATGCATACTACATTTTCTATGGCTGTAAGGGAAACGCTAATGAGAGTAGATATGATCACGTAATTTAATGTATATCTACATCGAAATGTCATTGGTGTTTTTAGCTTATGATTACTACTCCGCACCTAGTCGTGAAATGTGTTAAGCTGGAAACAATTATAGATCATGAAACAAATGTGtatatgtgtgtgtttgtgtgtgttgtGGATAGTTTGAAGACAGAATGATCCATAACTATCTAGTATTTAAACTTTAGGGATCAAGATGAATGCTTCTGATCTTACCCTAgacaatacaatttttttttacagaaaacATACACATGAAGTATTTATACATATCTTTTGATACATTCAGTTACACCCAGACCATAACATGATAACACTTAaatcacaataattttttttttaaaacccatAATAACAAGCAcaatagtttttattataataaaaatcgaCAAACTAGTGTTCACGTTGCttcattgttttcttcttctgtctATACCAAACAAACCAACTGCTTACacttttgttgttttttaatACCGACTTCAAATGAAAGGGCCCCCTCAACACACTAATTTTGAAACGTGAAGACGTGCATGGCCTTGTTCAGCAGTACCTGAAGGTAAGACCAGTTCCACCTAACTTGTCATCCACTAACGCTGACAATCTCTCAGCTTGTGGAGGGGACAGGTAGTTAATCCAATCACTCACTTCTCCTTTCCTAAACAAGTGCCTATTCTCAAAGTTCTTGATCGATTTGCCCGCCTTGTTCACCTCCAACTTCTTTAAACTCTCGAAGCTACACAGCGCCACGATTGCCTTCGTAACACCctttccttcctcttcttccgtgAAAGGAACGCCCAAGAAACTTGCAAGCTTCTTCAAGTTAGACTCTATGTCTTGTTTGAGATCTTCGTAGCGTAAGAACAAGACTTTGTCAGGTCTCTTCAAGCTCTCTTTCCAGTATCCCAACATGTGTTCCCAAAACGGACCAAACCCTATCAGTCCTCGGCAGTACATATCAAACCCTTCGTCCAACGAGACTGGACTCACCGACTCCGACTTTATGCTGTTGGTGTAATGCCACGAGGAGATGAATGTGTCGAACGGGTTCCGACATAAGTACACGACCTTCACGCCAGGTTTCTCGATGGAATCCTTCAGAGAACCGAAAGGGACGTGTGTTGCGAATGTCCTTGGACTGGCTAGACCGGAAAGGTCAGGAACGTCTCCGTTCGCGTAAAGCTTGTACTCAAAGAAAGGTACTAGGTCATGAGGGTTGGATGTAAGGAGAGGGTGGTCAGTGTTTGAGGAAACCGGATCAAACCGGTGTCGGTTAAGGAGTGTATAAGTTAAAGCTTTTAACCATGTTGTACCGGATTTTGGTATGGTAGCAataacgacgtcgttttggaGCGGTTTGAAATGTTTTTGGAAGGACATGATAGCTTGAATCTCCTTGGATTGGCACCAAAAGCCTTGGAATAGGTAAAGGTGACGAGTTCTCCAACCTCTCTCCTTAGGAAGAGACTCCAACATCTCTTGGAACTCGTAGCTTAGCTCTTcgtcttctctttctccttcttgGCGTTTCGGGGCTAGGCTTTTGCCATCTTCTTTGAGGAGCTCGAGCTTGTGGCACACGTTGAAGTTTGGAATCGCCATGATTGGAAGGGTCTTGATGCTTGAGGTCGCCATTGTCTTTGtcatataaagaaaagaaatgtgTTTTTTAATATGGTTTGAATCTTGTTTGCTATATTTTTGTTGAGTAAGTTGGCTGTTTATATAATGACGCAAATGCATGACGATGCGTtgtgaagagaagagagcagGAGCATGTGTTGTTATCGAGCACGTGGGAAATAAACGGCGTATGCGAATGTTAGGTTAGGCCCGCTCTACTTTTACACTTTCTAATAGGGGAGTGTTGTGTTCTCCTTGGAGTTAGTGTAGGTTTGGTTTGCTGctttctcatttattattcTCGTTTGTTTTTGGTCCCATTATTGTCGGCAGACACAACTTTggactttttttatttactgaAAAACGGCCAAACAATGCAACAATGATCATGTTTACTTGATTCTCTCCTTGCTCTATTTATGATTGTTACCTGCCAATATCATATTTCAACGATTAAACCATGTGGGTTTAAAGGGCAAAATATTGGTAATATTCCAATGGAATAGAACTCAATGTAAATACCAAATAACAAGTGTACACAGTACACAAAGCAGTAATACTTTTTTATGAATACacaacaaaaacttaaaagatgAAAGTTGTATTTTCCTTTCAACTCTAGATTTTTATGTTAATGGGTTATCGACCTACGAATGTTCTTTTCAATAAAAGGGAAAGTTTCTTATATTCAATTGTTTTGGTATATAGATTAACTAGGATTATTTATCATATTAactatactatttaaaattttgtttgacaACATACTATTTTAATTAGGATAAGAATCAAACTTTTAAAGGTTACTCATGCACATGCACAAGAAAGAAGACAAAATGAATAACGTGTTTAATGGTTCTGATTTCACTtgtaaaaaaagtttgtttggaTTCGAACACTGATCTGTCTTTGCGTCATCTGTTTCTTAATCTTAATCTTTGTAAgtgtattttttgttaaatctaTCTTTGGAGCTTAAAAAGTCTTCATCTTTGGGACGAATCATGTTCTGTTCAAGCACACTCACAGTCCCATATTAATGAAATAACCACTCCCATCCCACGTGGTATCACGTTCATTTCCACACCTCATGTATGTTATGGACCAACTTTTTTAGTTGGGTATCGTTGTCAAGCAaaagaacaaaaacatataCGCCTATAGCTGAGTACCCACACCTTATATTGGGACAATACTTATATACAGTCGTTTtcaagatataaaaaaaaatcattctatttttttaccaaaaatgtaaatattatttaaaaatgaaatccaCAGAATCTGATAAAAATGTAAGATTTCTAAGCTTGGTTACAcggcaaaaataaaaaaaacaaacaacatGAAAACAAAGACAATTGATATTTAACTGTTAAACTTGATAATGAACATAATAAGAAGTAACTAGgcagttgatcaaaaaaaaagaagtaactAGGCATGGGGATTTTGGATATAGGTCGGATATGAGTTCGGTTCAGATCAGGTATTTTGAGTATCCGGTAATTCAGATATGAGCCTAGAGGATCCATATACGAACTGGCAAATTTTCGAATCGGATCAGTTCGAGTAGTTTCAGATTTAGGTCGGTTTGGATAATAAAACTAAGAATTGTCTTATTTCGCAAATTCGATTAATTTGGATACAGAAATATAGGAATTGTTCGGATTTTTGAAGAATTTGGTAtagttttggttttgattattttgGTTGGGTTACCGTTCGGGTTTTTGGTTCTGGTGTTTTGCCCGAGCCTAGAAGTAACGACACAatcttataaaaatatcatcTTAGACAAGTATGACGTAGTAGTGGTAAAGATATTAAGAGCTGAATTATATATCGACATGCCGTAAGACGCACAAGCTCGGTACATGATGCATTAGGGGAAGTGTACTGCCTACGTTGCTTTCTTTATCCTATTCGTTTTGTAAACTCTTAAGTCGACAAATATAGACAAGCAGTCGACTGACTTGCGGCTTACTGTAATGGAGAAAGATACACTATCTTTTGATTGCGACTCTTAACCAAAGTCCGCGACATTACTCTTCCTCTATATCTTGTCTACACAGATGCGTGAAGCGATTTTTTCCCTCGTGTTTATCGAGTAAGGATTTAGATGATGGATGGGTCAAAAAGTAAACTATTAcgtcttgctttttttttttttatcatttcttCTTTTGGGATCAAATACGTCTTGCTttttgaatacttttttttaCAAGCAACGTGTTATAGCCAACAATCCATAGAAGCAGACCTAAGACTCTTAAGGGCAAAGACtgtttaattttgaaaaccaaAGGAGAAGCCTCTGAGACACCTAGAAGGTTCAAAACCTTTACACCTACAAGATTCAAAACACTTACAAGGTTCAAAACTGTAAGGGCAAAGAGTGTTTAAGTTCCGAGATGATAAGACCTTGTTCATATATCTATAGTCAAATTAATTAAACagagaaattaaatatttatatctgaATATTAACAAACATGCATAATATTATAGGTATATAGGCTTCAGTTCATCTTTCCACAAAACATATAACCGAATCCTAGGCTAATCCCTTTAGGTGCTACTTGTTGTAGGAACAGAAGACGCCTCCTCAGGTTGAGCCTCACTAGCCATAGTTTCCGGCAGTGAGGTCTCTTGCTGAGCCACCGGTGGAGCTGCCGTGAGTGAAGGGGCAGAAGCTTGAACAGTTTCTGTAGGTTTGAACTTGTTGATGTAGTAGCTAAGAGACGGTCCTCTGTAATCCACCGCTTTTGGTCGAGCAGGGGCGTCTTTTCCGACTTGGAGGAGTATAGAGGAAGCGGAAGCGAGTGCGATGAGTGCAAGACCTCCTACGATTGCTGCTGTGTTCTCAGCCCCATCGGACGAAGAGCCTGCAGTGCCTGAGCTTATCGCGCTCTCTGCTATATACACTGCAGGCTGCAAAAAAGTAAAATGAAAAGCAAGAAACTAGTTTAAAATAAGAACTAgttaaagataataaaaactagttaaaaaaataataaaaactagtTAAAGATAATCTCTTCCTCTCTGGCCtatttaaacttaattaattattatcatGTCTCTACTACAGTCTAATGCCTATCACAAAGATTGAAGCTTTCCCTCCAAatgtttttctctgttttgatcCTTTCTTAGACATACTAAAACTGACTCaaggaaaatattaaaaatgactcaaggaaaatattaaaaaaaaaaaaactaaaaaaaaaggatgGTATGAGTGGATAGTAGAAAACCTCAATAGAGTAGACATTAGTCTGACCAGCAGTATCTTTCTCAACATAGCCAGTCCAACCACGCTTCCTTGGTGGAAACGTTCCCACCACTTTAGTCTTTTCTCCAGCTAACCATTCCATACTCACTGTCCCAACCTGTGTGTTTCAGCCATCAaacaatatcatttttttttcttcaaattttaagATTTTCTTAGTTTGTAATCAATTTAATACCAATTCTAAGTGTTAGGTGTTTCACTAAAgttgtccaattttttttatgaaatcttaATACATAATCATGGagatttttcaagtttttactcATCCATACTctgtaacaaaaagaaaacagagcTGCACTACTTTGCGAGCATcttctaaaaaaaaacattgtgaTTCCGTAAGAAAAGAGTACCTCTTTGTCGGGAGCACATTCCTCGGCATTACAATCAGGATCATCGGAAGAAGCTCTAACGACGGAGACGCAAAGTTTCCTTCCACAGGACTTGGCGCTGAGGAATCTGCCAAGAGGCTTGGGAGATGGTAAAACGCAGCCGTTTGGGGATAGCAAGACATGGTTAGATCAGATACGAGGAGATTCTGCTGGGTTTTGGTTTATCTCTCCGAGAGATGTGAGGAGGACAAGACTGAAGAGACGATCATGTGTCTTGTCTTTGTGTTGGTGGGCTTTTCAATCAGTCTACTATAAGTGCCCACACCAAAAACTGAGGCTCAACAACAGCCCATGTTCAAAATGGCTATATTGATATGTGACAGAGGTGTTTAATCCGGTAAAACCAGGTGTTTAATCCggtaaaaccaaaccaattataactaaaacaaaccgaaatagagaaAGTGTTTTAGATTTGATAATAACGAATATACCGAATgaatgtaatttaaaaaaaaaactgcggTATATAAATATGGTTTAGTATATAACCGACCGAAAACTTacagtatataaaccgaaccaaaccaaagtagATTTGGTTTTAGTATGATAGCTATTTTTtgtaaaccaaaaccaaaatccggattgaacaccctaACCGTGAAACATAGTTTATGAAATAAAACACtgtaaaaacttttatatactTCACCAAGATTATCTTAATCACACCACACTCATAACATCCTTCCATTGTATCAACCAAAACCTCAATAAAACTCACAAACACTGCTcacatgaaacaaaacaaatggtTAAAGAGCTCCTAATTTGTTACAACAATCAACTATCTATACAAATGGATGCATGCAAATAAAACCATTAGCCATGCAACACCAGCTCATCCTCCTCCTTCTCCCCTTGCCAAACCCAAACAATATCAGCCAGAGCAGGCCTAAGATCCTCCTCCACCAGCTTCTGATACTCCACAGTATCCCCACTACATTTCTTAACTTCAACCAAGTGAAACGTCTCGGCCACTTCAAATATCTCCGCATCAATCAACAACCTCCCTTTCCTCCCCTCCTTCCCTCCTTCAAGTTTAAACAGCCCCGCCTCTTGCTTCCTTATCTTCATCTTCAAACCTTCAGCCACCTCCTCCAGCTTACAAATAATCTCCAAAGCAGGCTTTCTTGACGTGAACTTAGACTCTTGCTTCTTGTGCACGTCTCCGAATAGTCCTCCCAAATCAAACCCTGATGACAATGATATAATATCAAAAGCGTTCAAGCTTGTTAGgttgggaggaggaggaggctcaTGGCTTTCACTTTGACCTGAACCACCAGCCTCCATGGGATTAACCTCTCTAACTTGTTGCTTCTTGTGCTTTAAACCTTTCCTGAACCAAGAACTCTCCTTGATTCTTGACATGGTGATCCTCGTCTCATGGTTAGGATCCAGCATCTTACACAACAGCCTCTTAGCTTCAACGGGAAACCCTCTAGGGCACTTAAACTGTCCTTTACCAATCTTCATGTACATATCCATTAGATTTGCGTCGTAAAAAGGGAGATAACCAGCCAAAAGAACAAACAAGACAACCCCACAAGCCCAAACATCAGCTTTAGCACCATCATACGCTTCACGGTTAACAATCTCAGGACAAACATAAGCATGCGTACCACAAGATGTATGAAGCAAACCATCTTCCCGCTTAGACTCCTCAAGTGCACTTAAACCAAAGTCAGAAACCTTGAGGTTATCGTGCTCGTCAAGCAAGAGATTCTCCGGCTTAATGTCGCGGTGATACACTCCACGGCTATGACAAAAGTCAACCGCGTTGACGAGCTGATGAAAGTACTTCCAAGCGACTTTCTCACTCACTTTCCCCTTTGTGATCTTGTCGAAAAGCTCTCCGCCTTTGCAGTACTCTAGGATGAGGTAGATCTTTGTTTTTGTCGCCATGACTTCGAGTAGTTCGACGATGTTTGGGTGTTTAGCGAGACTCATCACGGAGATCTCTCTCTTGATCTGCTCGCTGTGTCCAGGTTTCTTGATTTTTTCCTTGTCTATCATCTTGATAGCTACGCTCTCGTTGGTGTGGATGCTTCTTCCGTAATATACCTTGGCAAAGTGACCTTGACCTAGTAATCTTCCAACCTCGTATTTATCGGTTAATATACTTGGTTTGTTCTCCATCCTAATCGACACAAAAGTTCAAGAGTTAACAAGAAAGTGAGAAGCAAAACACAGAGAATCTTGTTCTTACCTCTTATGATATGATAAAGATGAGACTTATctttcaagaaaacaaaagaagacgTGGGGATCTCTGCTTTTGACCTCTGGTTATCTCTGTCTTGGTTAGTTTATAATTGTGTTTTCGTGTTTCCTACGTGAGAAGGGAAACGAAACATTCAAGTTCAAAAAAAGAATGTATATACATATTCTCCTGTGGACTCGTCCACCTAAcgcatatgtttttttttttcggaagACAAAGTCTAAGTTTTGTTCGACTCGTAAGAAAGAAGCGCACATGAGAAAAGAGTAAACGTTACATTGTTTTATAAGGACTTGTGTTATAACATCATCTGCCTTCTCCTGGTATTGTACGGACAAAATACTAGGAAATGTATATTAAGTGCTCGATAAATACAATTTAAAAGGGCTTGTAGTGTTCACGCCTTAGAGGGATGTTGTTGATGGTCGTGTTACTTGTCTTCTTCATGTTCTTGCTACAATGGTTCACAGTATTGTTCTTTCTAAAACGGTTCACAATATCCTATGATCAGTGACCAGTCTATAATGTTTTTGTATTCTGTTTCTATGGTTAGTGTATGTTTTGaatgtttttatttgtaaaatttgCAGGCAAGGGGATTGAAGAAGCATTTGAAGAGGCTCAATACACGTTTTGATAAACTTTTTGGTCCCTTCGTACGTTTTCTTTGTCTCAAAAACTTGTTCATTTTTCTTGGTCTCTctgttcttctctctctctctctctgactcATAATCCTCAAAGATTGTTCTTCTCTCCGAGTTCCTCACAATCTTTTCTTGTTGAAATCACAGGTTTTGCCATCTCCAACGACAGGCACGGTTCCTTCAGAATCTCTGAACAACGGTTTACTCATCGACCAGAATGAAATCAAACCTGAAGATGCGAAGGATGCAGCATGATGCTTACTTCACCGCCAAGCAACAGTTATTCAATTAACGGCTTTTTAGAATTTCATTTTCTAAGATAAAGTTATAATGcctttttttattaagttttttctGTTTAGAAGGGTTAGGAGGTTTATAACCGACCCTTATTGTGTTTTTGATaatcatttttttgaaagatattAATCAAGAGTTTTCTCTTAAGCCTTGTATTGATTCGATTTAATTCATATGTCTTGAGAACTTTGTGTTGATTTTGATTCAATACATCAGCTGAAGAAGTAATTATCTCTAGAGATTTCGATAAATCCGTAGATTTGAGCTGAGTTGAAACATTCAAGTACagaaaaaacatatacatatattgtcCTTTGGACTCGTCCACCTAACGCACATTGTTTTATAAGGACTTGATGACACATTCTCTGCTTCCTCCTGCCATTGTACGGACAAAACATTAAGAAAAGGAAGTTAGAAGGGCTTGTAATGTTCACACCTTGGAGGGATTGTTCATATTGGTCATGTTTCTTGTATTCTTTCATGTTCCTGCTACAACGGTTCACATTGTTGTTCTAGTTATTGTACATCCTGCAAAACCACACTTTAGTTGCTCGTCCTACTATCTTCATATACATCTCCATTACATTAGAATCATGAAATTGAGAAGCAAAGTCCCGAATGAAGCGGATTCGATCGAttagttttatcaaataaatctataattatttaaatgaattattattttaaatatttattttatagtattactaaaaattaaaatatattgatataaaCATGATTTTGAgagtttatgtaatatttttaaatttaaattttataaaattttatctaaaataacgTCGTTTTGATAAATTAACGAATGACTAACACCTTTGATGATCAACTTATAtaaacacaattttaaaaatttatgtacTGTTTTTAAATTTAGCTTAGTTCAGTGTGGAATATGCACTGTTATAAAATccgagaagaaaaaaatatgacacGTAAAGTTTATatagtgttttaaaaattttatttaatttagtatAGAAAATGTaatactatctatatatataaagttgggtTATGCTCTCTCCTTAGCCCTCCACATCATCAGGAAGCATGGGGCTTTTGTTGACACGTGGCACTCCTAACAACGTATGTTATTcactttgatttttctttttaacctaACCAACCGTCGCCGTTCCAAATCCTCTTCTCAGCGATTCAAATCAAAAACGGCAGTCTTTACGGAATTGAACCCTCAATACCCACAACTTCATCTTGCTTCTTTACTTCTTCTTCAAGCTCGCTCATGGAGTATATATATAGAGGGTTTGAGCGTCTTCACAATCATCTATTTTGTCTGCCTTTAATGGCATAACCCTAAAGCTCTCTCACCAATATCCGATAATGGCTAATCAACAGCTCCGATTCTCAGAGCTCAAGATAGGCCGTAGTATAAATTTTGTGTCAAGATAGGAGGAAAGTCGATGGGTCTCGATCTGATCCTGCTTGATGGATAGGTAACTACTATAAATTTTGATGTACGTTAAAAACCATTAGGACCTTCTAAGAATAACATCTCACGGGGTAAGCCTCACCTGATGATGGTATCCTTTGTTTAGGCATTTCGATCTCTGTTCTTTGTTTATTCGTCTCTTTGTCTTTTATTGTTTGCGTTATTGGATTTATATCTCGACGATGTAATTCGATTTTCATCGGGGGATGGGGGCTTAAGATTGTTTGGTATCGCGTAGATAACCAGCACTTGATATCTCCGTCGCGACCTTTCACTCTCGAGAGACAGTAGCTTTTCGTCATGGTGAATTCTCAAACCCACTCGAGAATCGGGATGGTACGCGTCGAATTCTTCTTCCAAAATTTGTGTTTATATATCTGCCCATTTTACTTCCTTCTGTGCAGGCAGAACATGAACAAGAAGCTATTAGGCAGAGGAAAATGCAAGAGCTGATGGCTCAACATGGCACTGTAACTTCTAATTTCTAATAACCTTCACGTATGccagttctgttttttttttcaattgagaAAAATTGCATTTTGTGACTCATTGTGAACTAACCTGATGTGCAGGGGAAGCATGCAATCATCAGAAT is a genomic window of Brassica napus cultivar Da-Ae chromosome A2, Da-Ae, whole genome shotgun sequence containing:
- the LOC106400373 gene encoding CBL-interacting serine/threonine-protein kinase 2; this translates as MENKPSILTDKYEVGRLLGQGHFAKVYYGRSIHTNESVAIKMIDKEKIKKPGHSEQIKREISVMSLAKHPNIVELLEVMATKTKIYLILEYCKGGELFDKITKGKVSEKVAWKYFHQLVNAVDFCHSRGVYHRDIKPENLLLDEHDNLKVSDFGLSALEESKREDGLLHTSCGTHAYVCPEIVNREAYDGAKADVWACGVVLFVLLAGYLPFYDANLMDMYMKIGKGQFKCPRGFPVEAKRLLCKMLDPNHETRITMSRIKESSWFRKGLKHKKQQVREVNPMEAGGSGQSESHEPPPPPNLTSLNAFDIISLSSGFDLGGLFGDVHKKQESKFTSRKPALEIICKLEEVAEGLKMKIRKQEAGLFKLEGGKEGRKGRLLIDAEIFEVAETFHLVEVKKCSGDTVEYQKLVEEDLRPALADIVWVWQGEKEEDELVLHG
- the LOC106397193 gene encoding protein MAINTENANCE OF PSII UNDER HIGH LIGHT 1-like, producing the protein MEWLAGEKTKVVGTFPPRKRGWTGYVEKDTAGQTNVYSIEPAVYIAESAISSGTAGSSSDGAENTAAIVGGLALIALASASSILLQVGKDAPARPKAVDYRGPSLSYYINKFKPTETVQASAPSLTAAPPVAQQETSLPETMASEAQPEEASSVPTTSST
- the LOC106422602 gene encoding protein MIZU-KUSSEI 1-like, giving the protein MATPPLTPRMLISPLGSPRAKKSTATVMPEITLEQPSSKTNKSPGSKSTKLFRRVRSAFRSLPIMSPMCKLPMGGARLHENHVHGGTRVTGTLFGYRKTRVNLAVQENPRSLPILLLELAIPTGKLLQDLGVGLVRIALECEKKPSEKTKIVDEPIWALYCNGKKSGYGVKREPTEEDLVVMQMLHAVSMGAGVLPVTSGGGGGGEGDLTYMRAHFERVIGSRDSETYYMMNPDGNSGPELSIFFVRV
- the LOC106399245 gene encoding cytosolic sulfotransferase 15, coding for MTKTMATSSIKTLPIMAIPNFNVCHKLELLKEDGKSLAPKRQEGEREDEELSYEFQEMLESLPKERGWRTRHLYLFQGFWCQSKEIQAIMSFQKHFKPLQNDVVIATIPKSGTTWLKALTYTLLNRHRFDPVSSNTDHPLLTSNPHDLVPFFEYKLYANGDVPDLSGLASPRTFATHVPFGSLKDSIEKPGVKVVYLCRNPFDTFISSWHYTNSIKSESVSPVSLDEGFDMYCRGLIGFGPFWEHMLGYWKESLKRPDKVLFLRYEDLKQDIESNLKKLASFLGVPFTEEEEGKGVTKAIVALCSFESLKKLEVNKAGKSIKNFENRHLFRKGEVSDWINYLSPPQAERLSALVDDKLGGTGLTFRYC